ATTTAAGTGTAGACATCACCGTACATGCCCTCACTAAATACCCAAGTGGTGGTGGCGATATCTTGATGGGATCTGTAGTAACGCGCGATCAGAAACTCCATCACAAATTGTTCCGTATGCATGCAATTCAAGGTATTAGTGTATCTGGCGATGACACTGCACAAATTCAGCGTAGTCTTGCCTCTATGCGTGTACGTTATGAAGCGCAAGCACAAAGTGCATTAATACTGAAAGATTGGCTAAAACAACAAACAGAATTTGTACAAGTCCTACACCCAGCAGATGAAAACTCAGCAGGTCATGATTATTGGAAAGAAATTTGCAAGGATCAGCAGAGCGCAGGTTTAGTCAGTGTCGTTTTTGATGCGAAATATGACCTACAAGATATTCGCAACTTTTGTGATGCCTTAGCACTATTCAAACTTGGCTTTAGCTGGGGTGGCCCGGTCAGCCTTGTGATGCTGTATAACTTAAAAGAGATGCGCAGCCTTGCTCATAAACATTTACAACAAGGTTTATTGGTTCGTTTTTGTATAGGACTAGAACATCCACAAGATTTAATACAAGATATCGAACACGCTTTAAAACAAATGAATCAACAAAAAATTGAATAAAAACCAATAGGTGAAAATATGGGAACACCAATCGTTATTGCAAAAAAAACCTCAGATACCTCACAAGAAATTGTTTTACATTCAGAGTTCGCTAACCGGCACGGTTTAATTGCGGGTGCAACAGGAACAGGTAAAACGGTGACCTTAAAGGTACTGGCAGAAAATTTTTCACGAATTGGTGTACCCGTTTTTTTAGCCGATGCTAAAGGTGATGTGTCGAGTCTTGCCCAAGCGGGAGAAAGTAACCCAAAATTTGACGAACGTATTCAGAGCTTAAATATTGATTCAATACCCTTTGCTGCCTCACCTGTGGTGTTTTGGGATTTGTTTGCTGAACAAGGTCACCCCATTCGCACCACCATTTCCGAAATCGGCCCACTACTCTTAGCACGCATACTTAATTTGAACGATACACAAGAAGGTGTCCTCTCCGCTGTTTTTAGAATAGCAGATGATCAAGGCTTATTGCTGATTGATTTTAAAGACTTAAAAGCCATGATCAGCTATGTGTCAGAACATGCTGCAGAGTTTAAAAAGGACTACGGCAATTTATCCCCTGCGAGCCTAGGTGCAATTCAACGTAATTTATTAGCACTCGCTGACCAAGGTGGTGACCAATTCTTTGGTGAACCCGCTTTAGATATTATGGATTTTATCCAAACTGACAGCCAAGGTCGTGGCAATATCAACATCTTGGCTGCCGATAAACTCATGAATACACCAAAGCTGTATGCCACTTTTTTGCTATGGATGTTATCGGAACTGTTTGAGCAACTCCCTGAAGTGGGCGACTTAGATCAACCGAAACTCGTATTCTTCTTTGATGAAGCACATCTACTGTTCGACAATGCCAGCCCTGCCCTTCAAGACAAGATCGAACAGGTGGTGCGTCTGATCCGCTCCAAAGGTGTCGGGATTTACTTTGTTACCCAGAATCCACTGGATCTACCGGAAAGTGTGCTTGGCCAGCTCGGTAATCGTATCCAGCATGCCCTTCGTGCCTTTACCCCAAAAGACCAGAAAGCGGTTAAAACGGCAGCGGATACTTTCCGGGCTAATCCGGAGTTTAAAGTGCAGGAAGCCATCACTGAACTTGCTGTGGGTGAAGCCTTGATTAGCTGTCTGGATGAGAAAGGTACGCCACAGATCGTAGAGCGCGGCTGGATCATGCCACCGCATTCCTCTTTTAGCCCGATTATACCTGAAGAACGTAAAGTACTAATGCAGCAAAGCATTGTTGCGGGCATTTATGAGCAGCAGGTCGACCGGGATAGTGCACATGAAATGCTGCAGCAAAAAGTACAGGAACGTCAGCAGCAGGCACAGGCCGCTGAACTTGCCAAACAACAAGCCAAAGAACAGGAAGCACTCGCTAAGCAGCAAGCCAAGGAACAGGAACGTCTGGCCCGTGAACAGCAGAAAGAAGTGGAACGTGCCGCCAAGCAGCGTGAAAAACTCACCCAGGACATTGTCGGCACTTTTGCAAAAAATGCAGCTCGCAGCCTTGGAAGCAACACTGGGCAGAAAATTGTCCGTGGCTTATTAGGTTCCCTCTTCGGCCGCAAATAATCCTCTCCTTTCTCCGATCAAAAGCATCATTTTTATGGGATATTTTTATATCCCATAATTTTTTTCATGGTTTTAATTTAAAGATGCATTGCAAATACATCTTTAAAGATGTATTTTAAATACATCTTATAAATAACAGCCATGAGAGATCAGCTATGACTCCACAGCAAATTGAACTTGTAAAAGCAACTGTTCCTGTTCTTCGTGAAAACGGTGTTGCACTCACTGGTTATTTCTATAACCGTATGCTGGGCAATAACCCGGATCTGAAAGAAACTTTTAATATGGGTCATCAGCGTAGTGGCGCGCAGGCACAAGCCCTGGCAGGTGCGGTACTGGCATACGCAGAAAATATTGAAGATCCTTCTGTGCTGTTACCTGTGGTTGAGCTGATCGCACACAAACACGTGAGTCTGAACATTAAGGCGCCGGATTACAGCATTGTTGGGGAAAACCTGCTGCATTCCATCAGTGAAGTGCTCAACATTTCAATGGATGATCCACTGATTGAGGCGTGGGCTGCAGCGTATGGTCAACTGGCGGATCTGTTCATCGCGACTGAAAAAGCGATTTACGACCAACATGAACAAACTAAAGGTAGCTGGTTAGGCTGGCGCAACTTCAAAATTGCTAAGAAAGTGGTGGAAAGTGACGAAATCACTTCCTTCTACCTGGCTCCTGTCGACGGCGGTCCTTTACCAAAATATGAAGCGGGCCAATACATTTCAGTACGTGTATTCGTACCTGAACTCAACCTGAGACAGCCACGTCAATACACTCTGTCGACTTGTCCACAAGCGGATTACCTGCGTATTTCGGTAAAACGTGAAGACCAGAAAGGTGACATGGTGCCAGGCTGGGTATCCAACACCCTACACAGCCTGCCAGAAGGTTCGGAAATTGAAGTGTCAGCGCCAACAGGTAACTTCTACCTGATCGATCCAAACAAACGTAATGTGTTTATCAGTGGTGGTGTAGGTCTGACTCCAATGGTCGCCATGCTGAACCAGCTAGTGACACTGGATATGCCACAACCTGTAACTTTCATTCATGCCTGCCGTAGCAAACAGGTACATGCGATGAAACAGCACATTCATGACCTGAAAGCAAAATATCCACGCCTGCATACGGTAACTGCCTACGAATTCCCGCATGCCAGTGACAAGCTGGGTGAGGATTATAATTTTGCTGGCCGTCTGGATCTAAGCATAATTGACCGTGCACTACTTCCAGAAAATGCCGACTATTACCTGTGTGGTCCAATACCATTTATGGCTGCACAGCATAAAGCACTGGTTGCCCGAGGCATACCTGCCGAGAATATTCACAGTGAAGCCTTCGGCACTGGTGGTGTTCACCACTAAGCAGCCAGTTTAAACTGAAAGCATACAAGGGCTAGTCTGGCTGTGTTAGACTAGCCCTGACTTTTATGAAAACTCCTGTTTTATAATGCAGTTAAATAAATTTACCGATTACGCTTTACGGATTCTTATGTACATCGCCCAGCCGAAAGAAGTGCCGTACAACATTGCGGAACTGGCAAATGAGCTGCAGGTGTCCGAGAATCATGCCATGAAAATTGTACATTTCATGGCAAAGCAGGACTGGCTGATTACTACCCGTGGTCGTGGTGGCGGTATTCGCCTGAATCCGGTCACCCTGAAAATTCCTTTGGGCCAAATCGTACGTGTACTACAACAAGACAGCCAGGTGGTGGAATGCAATACCCCACCCTGCGTGCTGCGGAGTAACTGTGGCTTGAAAGGTATTTTAGACAATGCCGTTGAGCAATTTTATGCCAGTCTGGACCAATATAGCTTGAGCGATGTCGTGACTCCTTTGCAGGGACATTACAGCACCCAGTCACCGATCAGCCTGATCAATCTTTAATTTTCCTTTCATTTCTCCCTATATGACTTTTCCGGAAAGTTCGCTTGCCCGGATGACTTCCTTTATAATGGCTGCTTGTAAATTTAAGTTTGAAGTTGAGCCATGCACCACAGCAGAGGAAAGTCGAAAAACAGTAAGGCAGCCAATGCCCCAAAGCAAAAGATTAGCTATGCCAAAAAAGTTGATCCGGCCATTACTGAATATTCGCGGCAAGCCCTCAACTGGCTGCGCAAAGCTGAATTCCTGATGAGTGCGCCAAAGCTCAGCCTATGCGTAGAAGATATTGGTTTTGAGGTCGCATTTGCAGGTCGTTCTAATGCGGGCAAATCAAGTGCGATTAATGCCTTAACCAATCAAAAACAGCTTGCACGCGCGTCAAAGAAACCTGGTCGTACACAAATGATCAACTTCTTTAGCTTGGGCAATCCAAATCAACGTCTAGTCGATTTGCCGGGTTATGGATATGCCGCAGTTCCTGAAGCGATGAAAATCGTGTGGCAAAAAGAACTTGAAAACTACCTCATTCATCGTGAAAGTTTACAAGGCCTAGTGTTATTGATGGATATTCGTCATCCATTACAACACTTTGACGTGATGATGCTGGAATGGGCATATTCACGCCAACTGTTTGTGCATGTGCTGTTAACCAAGTCAGATAAACTTAACCGCGGTCCTGCCTCAAAAGCCTTACAAGAAGTCAAAGCTGCATTGAAAAAAATGAAGCTTAACTTCTCAATTCAATTATTCTCATCTTTAAACAAAGAAGGCTTAGAAGAATTGGCGAGCGTGATGGGTGGTCGTTTAAACTTCACCCTTGGCGAGCAAGTTGAATATAACTTTGATGCAATTCCTGAAGTTAGCGAAGACGACATTGAAGAAGATTTTGATGAAGTCGATGGCAAAATTACTGAAGTTCTTGAGCCAGAAGAAAACTCAAAATCAGAGCAACAAAACTAAACATTTTGTGATATAATTGACAAATAACTGTCCCGTATTGCTTTAAGCTGTACGGGATTTTTTATTGATACTGTGAGCATAACCCTTTATGGATAGCGTTATGGTACTATTTTCAATGTTAAAAAAACAAAAATTGGTTCTTCCATTTCCTATTTTATTCAGCCACGAAAAGTAAAATTTGAATGGCAAGATACCCCTTTAGACTGGATTCCAAATCAGGCGTTTGCCAGCTATTTTATTAATGAGATTAATAATATTCTTCCCGCTGGTGAATTTTGGTTCTGTCGCCTCTACAACAAAGTCCTACCGCAGATTACGGATGAAAAATTAAAAAATGATGTACAGGCATTCATTCGCCAAGAAGCTATGCATGCTCAGGCACATAACAGTGCCAATAAAGAATACTTAAATGAACGTAATATTGATGTTCAGCGCAATTTGGATGTCATGAATTTTTTATTCAACAAACTGCTTGCCGATCAACCCTTGGGTTATCAGCTTCCTAAGTTTGCTGAACATCAATGGGATTTGTTCCGTTTGGGTATCGTGGCAACTGTTGAGCACATGACTTGTGTGCTGGGCAAATATGTTCTGTATAATACTGAATGGCAAAAATTGGGTGCAGATCCGAATATGCTCGATTTGGTCAAATGGCACGGTGCGGAAGAAATCGAACATCGCAGTGTGGCTTTTGACTTATATCGCCATTTAGGTGGAAGTTATATTGCGCGTTATTACTTAAGTGTTGCTGTTATTATCGGTGTAATTGGGCTATGGGTGGATGGTGCAGCACATATCTACTGTCGCAAGACCCGCGTTTCAAATCCATCAAACCAAAAGTTTATAAACCTTGGATTTGGCGTGAGTGGGCGAGTTTAGCGAAAGACAACCACAATATTATGCCGCATCCACTTTGGTTGGTGTCACAACAGCTTGGCTATCTCATGCCATGGTATGACCCTGTACATGAAGCAAGTACAGAAGATGCGCTAGATTATTTAAATCAATCTGCTGCAGCAAAACGCGCACTGATGAAAATCGCATAATTGATGATTATAAAAAAAGCAGGGAGAGCACCCTGCTTTTTTTATTTTAGGCAGATGTCTCTGACTCTATATTTTTGGTGTATCGATCGACGACCACACTGATCATCATATCCCCTTGAACATTGACTACCGTACGTACGGTATCAAGTAAACGGTCAATCGGCAGTAAAATCGCAATCGCTTCAGCAGGTAAACCGACAGATTGCAAAACCATAATCATGGTCACCATACCCGCACTTGGAATACCTGGAGCACCGAGTGAGGCAATCATTGCTGTGGCACACACCACGAGCTGCTGCCCCAGTGTTAAATCCAATCCCATTAAATTCGCAATAAATAAGGCAGCGGCTGCTTCATACAGTGCTGTACCATCCATATTTAATTGCGTGCCGAGTGGAATTACAAAACCTGCAGTTTGTGGGCGTACGCCAAGGTTTTCCTGAGCGCATTTCATGGATAAAGGCATGGTTGCCGAACTGGAACTGGTTGCAAATGCTGTAATCAATGCTGATCGTGTTCCTCTGAAAAACGTCAACGGATTCATCTTGCCAAAGATCCACAATAACAGCGGTAACACCACAGCACCATGGAAAATAGTCGTTCCTGTCACCACTGCTGCAAACTCAGCTAAACGGCTGAGTACACTAATATCTTCAGCAGCGACCAATTTAGCTAATAACGCAAAAATACCAATTGGTGCAATTTTCATAATCCAGCCAATGATCAACATCATGATGTCAAAAAACTGCTGGGTTAGTTGGCGTACGCTTTTAAACTTTTCTCCACCTGCCACCAATGCCACACCTATAAACAGCGCAAAAACAACCACTGCTAACACATTGCCTTCCGCAAATGCTTTAAAGGGGTTAATTAAGGTGTTTTGGATAAAATTGGTAAAGAATGAAGACGGCGTTAACGTATCTGGTGTTTGATGTGCTGACATAGCATCTTTAAACATCACCACGTCCACACCCTTTCCAACATCAAACAGGTGCGCACAGCTTAAGCCTAAAATCAGCGCTAAAGTTGTGGTCGTTACACAGCAAGCCAAGGTAATTTTCCATGTCCGACTGAGTTGCCCCCCTGATTGCAAGTTAGATACACCCACCACAATTGATGTAAAAATCAGTGGGATCAGAATCATCTTTAGCAAGCCAATAAATACGCTGCTGCCGATGCCTAACAGATACAAACCATTGCTATAAAATGCGGTTTCAGGAAAAAGTGTGAGTACAAAACCAAACAACACACCCAATATTGCGGCAATTAGAATTTGTGTATTCAGGCTCATTATTGAAGCTATTCAATATCCATATTAAGCGTCACTATGCCATGCTCAAATCAGATAATCGAGTACTATTTTGGCAGTTTGATGTTAATCACAAACCGATAAAAATGAATAAAAACAGTATATAAATTGGCACATTCTGTGCTTCAACAGTGCAATCTATTGTCCAATAAATAAGGATTAATCACCATAATGAAACATCTTGTTATTAGCATTGCACTTATTTGCAGCATTGGTCAGGCTTTTGCACACTCATCGAGCCATCAAGGTCAAGGAAAAGAAGGTTGTCATAAACATGACAATGAAAAAGTTGTACATTGCCATTAAACAAAAAAAGCCGAATCAATGATTCAGCTTTTTTATCTTTTATACTTTATTGAGTTTCGATTTCACGTAAGCGAATAAGACCCTCTTGGGTCGTACTACAGACTAACTCACCATTTTGCCACATACGTCCAAAGTTCAGACCACGTGAACTTGCACTGACTGTCGCATCCATATCATAAAGCATCCATTCATCTGCTCTGAATGGTTTATGGAAATACATGGCATGGTCAATGCTTGCGCATTGTAGACTTGGCGAAATATAACTTAGACCATGTGGACGCAAGGCTGTGGTCATTAAAGTAAAGTCTGAATAGAATGCCGCAATCGCTTGGTGTAGTGAAACCTCATCTACGTCCTGAGCAATCTTATCGTGAGTACGAATATAGTGTGCATACGTTGGTGCTTCAGGCTGAGGCTGGAATGGATTCACTGGCATCACTGGACGAAGCTCAACATGACGATCACGCATAAATGAAGCACGTACATTTTCAGGGACAAATTCAACGATTTGTTTTTTCAATTCCGCTTCATTTTTTAAAGTTTCAACTGCAGGATATTCAGGTTCTGAAATTTGATAGTTCAACCCTTCTTCTTGTTCCGCAAATGACACCATACACATAAAAATGGTTTTGCCATGCTGAATAGCGCGTACTTGGCGACTAACAAAACTACGACCATCACGAATACGGTCTACTTCATAAATAATCGGTGCATTTACATCACCACCAAATAAGAAGTATGCATGCAATGAATGCGCTGGACGATCCGTTGTATAAGACGCTGCACGTAATGCCTGACCGAGCACTTGCCCACCAAACACACGTTTACCCACCAGATTACGACTCTGACCTCGAAAAATATTTTCTTCCAGTTTTTCTAAGCTGAGCAAATCAACCAATTCTTGGGTTAAAGCATTCATAAGCGACCTATAGTATATTTGGGATATCCAAAATGGACCGATAAAAATCTATATCACAATGCCTGTATTTTGCCATAAATTCCAACTAAAACTCTAAACTTAGATTGACTACGCTGTCATAGTGAATTTGTTAATTTCTAGAAAAAACACCTTCTTTCAGGCTAAAATCAAACAACTTCTGTGAATTTGTCAGAAAATGACATATTGTTTTTAACAAGAATCACGCAAAATATTTTCCCCTCAGACGTTCTGTGGTTTTGCTCAGTAAATTAGGAGTTTGTATGTCCAAGAGTGGCTTTGGTCAAATGTATCGCAAGTTATCAAGTAAGATGCTTGATCTTGTGGTAACCCCACATGTTTTAGGGGATGTACCAACTGAAGCACCAGCTCC
This window of the Acinetobacter sp. NCu2D-2 genome carries:
- a CDS encoding PLP-dependent transferase, whose translation is MKINPQTSLIHAPRKAPQYISTVQPPLYRASTIIFNNTDALFNRHWTDAYDYSYGTHGTPTTFTLGDNIAQLEGGTHHLLCPSGLSAINLVNSCFLSHGDEVWVADNIYGPNMEHLRNLETRYGIHVKVYNPIDVNTFTPSDKAKLLWLEAAGSVTLEFPDLTGLVKKAQAHNILTALDNTWGAGLAFNAFDFGDEHLSVDITVHALTKYPSGGGDILMGSVVTRDQKLHHKLFRMHAIQGISVSGDDTAQIQRSLASMRVRYEAQAQSALILKDWLKQQTEFVQVLHPADENSAGHDYWKEICKDQQSAGLVSVVFDAKYDLQDIRNFCDALALFKLGFSWGGPVSLVMLYNLKEMRSLAHKHLQQGLLVRFCIGLEHPQDLIQDIEHALKQMNQQKIE
- a CDS encoding RrF2 family transcriptional regulator; translated protein: MQLNKFTDYALRILMYIAQPKEVPYNIAELANELQVSENHAMKIVHFMAKQDWLITTRGRGGGIRLNPVTLKIPLGQIVRVLQQDSQVVECNTPPCVLRSNCGLKGILDNAVEQFYASLDQYSLSDVVTPLQGHYSTQSPISLINL
- a CDS encoding acyl-CoA thioesterase, with amino-acid sequence MNALTQELVDLLSLEKLEENIFRGQSRNLVGKRVFGGQVLGQALRAASYTTDRPAHSLHAYFLFGGDVNAPIIYEVDRIRDGRSFVSRQVRAIQHGKTIFMCMVSFAEQEEGLNYQISEPEYPAVETLKNEAELKKQIVEFVPENVRASFMRDRHVELRPVMPVNPFQPQPEAPTYAHYIRTHDKIAQDVDEVSLHQAIAAFYSDFTLMTTALRPHGLSYISPSLQCASIDHAMYFHKPFRADEWMLYDMDATVSASSRGLNFGRMWQNGELVCSTTQEGLIRLREIETQ
- a CDS encoding dicarboxylate/amino acid:cation symporter; protein product: MSLNTQILIAAILGVLFGFVLTLFPETAFYSNGLYLLGIGSSVFIGLLKMILIPLIFTSIVVGVSNLQSGGQLSRTWKITLACCVTTTTLALILGLSCAHLFDVGKGVDVVMFKDAMSAHQTPDTLTPSSFFTNFIQNTLINPFKAFAEGNVLAVVVFALFIGVALVAGGEKFKSVRQLTQQFFDIMMLIIGWIMKIAPIGIFALLAKLVAAEDISVLSRLAEFAAVVTGTTIFHGAVVLPLLLWIFGKMNPLTFFRGTRSALITAFATSSSSATMPLSMKCAQENLGVRPQTAGFVIPLGTQLNMDGTALYEAAAALFIANLMGLDLTLGQQLVVCATAMIASLGAPGIPSAGMVTMIMVLQSVGLPAEAIAILLPIDRLLDTVRTVVNVQGDMMISVVVDRYTKNIESETSA
- a CDS encoding helicase HerA-like domain-containing protein, with product MGTPIVIAKKTSDTSQEIVLHSEFANRHGLIAGATGTGKTVTLKVLAENFSRIGVPVFLADAKGDVSSLAQAGESNPKFDERIQSLNIDSIPFAASPVVFWDLFAEQGHPIRTTISEIGPLLLARILNLNDTQEGVLSAVFRIADDQGLLLIDFKDLKAMISYVSEHAAEFKKDYGNLSPASLGAIQRNLLALADQGGDQFFGEPALDIMDFIQTDSQGRGNINILAADKLMNTPKLYATFLLWMLSELFEQLPEVGDLDQPKLVFFFDEAHLLFDNASPALQDKIEQVVRLIRSKGVGIYFVTQNPLDLPESVLGQLGNRIQHALRAFTPKDQKAVKTAADTFRANPEFKVQEAITELAVGEALISCLDEKGTPQIVERGWIMPPHSSFSPIIPEERKVLMQQSIVAGIYEQQVDRDSAHEMLQQKVQERQQQAQAAELAKQQAKEQEALAKQQAKEQERLAREQQKEVERAAKQREKLTQDIVGTFAKNAARSLGSNTGQKIVRGLLGSLFGRK
- the hmpA gene encoding NO-inducible flavohemoprotein; translation: MTPQQIELVKATVPVLRENGVALTGYFYNRMLGNNPDLKETFNMGHQRSGAQAQALAGAVLAYAENIEDPSVLLPVVELIAHKHVSLNIKAPDYSIVGENLLHSISEVLNISMDDPLIEAWAAAYGQLADLFIATEKAIYDQHEQTKGSWLGWRNFKIAKKVVESDEITSFYLAPVDGGPLPKYEAGQYISVRVFVPELNLRQPRQYTLSTCPQADYLRISVKREDQKGDMVPGWVSNTLHSLPEGSEIEVSAPTGNFYLIDPNKRNVFISGGVGLTPMVAMLNQLVTLDMPQPVTFIHACRSKQVHAMKQHIHDLKAKYPRLHTVTAYEFPHASDKLGEDYNFAGRLDLSIIDRALLPENADYYLCGPIPFMAAQHKALVARGIPAENIHSEAFGTGGVHH
- the yihA gene encoding ribosome biogenesis GTP-binding protein YihA/YsxC, producing MHHSRGKSKNSKAANAPKQKISYAKKVDPAITEYSRQALNWLRKAEFLMSAPKLSLCVEDIGFEVAFAGRSNAGKSSAINALTNQKQLARASKKPGRTQMINFFSLGNPNQRLVDLPGYGYAAVPEAMKIVWQKELENYLIHRESLQGLVLLMDIRHPLQHFDVMMLEWAYSRQLFVHVLLTKSDKLNRGPASKALQEVKAALKKMKLNFSIQLFSSLNKEGLEELASVMGGRLNFTLGEQVEYNFDAIPEVSEDDIEEDFDEVDGKITEVLEPEENSKSEQQN